In Halichondria panicea chromosome 9, odHalPani1.1, whole genome shotgun sequence, a genomic segment contains:
- the LOC135341614 gene encoding uncharacterized protein LOC135341614 isoform X2 → MSFSSNVSTSFDLKPMIDINPDEAKTALNINTVEVEVSDIKRSMSSPPPPSSAREIETKHRDSHIHAATFSTSPHSQGGILKPPKRERSTFPGGHGQDVDTGRSPRQYQEYIPEGGMYVLYENDDDDSRTRGSSRGSAVISPEDDSLLTDRRPSSHRRTQDTNNTYIGEIDGRFSFSQGEDYVRVEINTDGSSTSHELLECKRTVLKPYLIFLKMIGWRRLREAALDLARNKLSLAFNVTYPLFIFLVLLATIITQNFTCYYRTQTAYFALNETQLLVNCTDHLVVDEVIPGLLILTAFLYGVYIFRYGEPEHLAALIETVFLSHSQVNVSKKGIIRVLRYFLVSGVLWIILDISLNILRLLSLQLLDDNTFIQALLIPMNRPLNSTSLHSVPENIIRYVCVLFSLVGFVFFDLLYFAVVVTYVSESQLIQYYISSIMEKVRAKTYSLEDAIKDIRQTYKYLEVINSKLATLTTLMMFIFIGNFLSSIYNLAQYPVMDSNSRTPIFYLGVVVGIGNILQWSLLSAAPIIQAARLTARCRQLRRLGLEIASRPFVYAGTPQLDLDFFLQYTNATRYTAKLASVPIYPSFVVGFLFIGTIVGSFIISVNNHFVFANWF, encoded by the exons ATGTCATTCAGCAGCAATGTGTCAACGAGTTTCGACTTGAAGCCGATGATAGACATAAACCCAGATGAGGCAAAGACTGCTTTGAATATAAACACAGTGGAAGTAGAAGTATCAGACATCAAGCGCTCCATGTCTAGCCCACCGCCGCCTTCAAG TGCCCGTGAGATAGAGACAAAGCACAGAGACAGCCATATCCATGCTGCCACCTTCTCCACCTCACCACACAGTCAGGGGGGGATCTTGAAGCCACCCAAGAGGGAGAGATCTACCTTTCCAG GTGGGCATGGTCAGGATGTGGATACGGGGCGATCCCCTCGACAATATCAGGAGTACATCCCGGAGGGAGGCATGTACGTGCTCTACGAGAACGATGATGACGACAGCAGGACCAGAG GTTCGTCCCGAGGGTCGGCTGTGATCTCCCCCGAGGATGACTCGTTGCTGACTGACAGGCGACCCTCTTCCCACAGGAGGACACAGGACACCAATAACACCTACATAGGGGAGATTGATGGCCGCTTTAGTTTCAGTCAGGGTGAAGACTATGTCAGAGTGGAG ATCAATACTGATGGCTCCTCAACATCACATGAGCTGCTCGAGTGTAAGAGGACAGTCCTAAAACCATACCTCATCTTTCTGAAAATG ATTGGTTGGCGTAGGTTACGAGAGGCGGCCCTGGACCTGGCCAGGAATAAACTGAGTCTGGCCTTCAATGTGACCTACCCCCTCTTCATTTTCCTCGTGCTCCTGGCCACCATCATCACACAGAACTTCACCTGCTACTATAGAACACAG ACGGCCTATTTTGCTTTGAACGAGACTCAGCTGCTGGTCAACTGCACGGACCACCTAGTGGTAGATGAGGTAATCCCTGGACTCCTCATCCTCACTGCCTTCCTCTATGGTGTGTACATTTTTCGTTATGGGGAGCCCGAACACCTAGCTGCACTGATTGAGACTGTGTTCCTTAGTCACAGCCAGGTCAACGTAAGCAAGAAGGGCATCATTAGAGTGCTGAG GTACTTCCTTGTGTCTGGTGTGCTCTGGATCATACTGGACATCAGTTTGAACATCTTACGACTCCTTAGTCTGCAGCTGTTGGATGACAACACTTTCATACAGGCGCTGCTTATACCCATGAACAGACCTCTCAACAG CACATCGCTTCATAGTGTCCCAGAGAACATTATTCGCTACGTGTGCGTACTCTTCTCTCTAGTGGGGTTTGTGTTCTTTGACCTGCTCTATTTCGCCGTGGTGGTGACGTACGTGTCCGAGAGTCAGCTCATACAATACTACATTTCGAGCATCATGGAGAAAGTGAGGGCTAAGACCTACAGCTTGGAGGATGCTATCAAG GATATTCGACAGACGTACAAGTACCTCGAAGTGATCAACAGCAAGCTGGCTACACTAACCACTCTCATGATGTTCATCTTCATCGGCAACTTCTTATCAT CTATCTACAACCTGGCCCAGTACCCAGTGATGGACTCTAACTCTAGAACACCCATCTTCTACCTAGGTGTGGTGGTTGGCATTGGCAACATCCTCCAGTGGAGCCTGCTGTCTGCTGCCCCAATTATACAA GCTGCCAGACTCACCGCCCGTTGTAGACAGCTGCGACGGCTAGGGCTGGAGATCGCCAGTCGACCATTTGTGTATGCAGGGACCCCCCAGCTGGACCTGGACTTTTTTCTACAGTACACAAATGCCACAAGATACACT gcTAAATTGGCGAGTGTACCTATCTACCCTTCGTTTGTGGTCGGGTTCCTCTTCATAGGCACAATCGTCGGCTCTTTTATCATCTCAGTGAACAATCATTTCGTATTTGCAAACTGGTTCTAA
- the LOC135341612 gene encoding uncharacterized protein LOC135341612, which yields MIRSNAVGSLLMFLCIAQVHSSAQLQGTLRRESLKDELGECPKGMWTIASINEDPGIWRGNTLVEFHLPAPNKIAIRYEVIFACEGIAINGTGQHILRVKKDQKKAAQFRLHLPVPKDTEELYHYGEDLSHTCTFELKDISKHSGSHKTPSVITQCNLRVRTYENRILPTCNYEKSKQLIEEIEVSKEQGQVQIYFKHSANDVVTADHDCYRHNVLGHNKTMTMKAEVFPLPPPGTHNTAMLVTFYPLCDLYNNTVREFFSHQRMEDCHLEIFSMCQEGMISINEMKIDFDDDAMLCHPPKPSYIKALESVELKFRIESLPIAGLLFLLIVNGGLYLVITPFAIVKCVRYALNKLRRLEKKRVKSKERKQRKPDTKAPDSTEYNEMELSLFDKLSVDDLRQTPAKETIITQVEVHFDAEVVDKQPRLEPVKDGHGNSKRRKSVKKRKHSEDHEHDHKKRTSKKHKGSEQNAITQDSPSNHQPLSTAPPPSITTAPPPPPPPPPLPSAATATISTAPPPPPPLPTAPTALTPTIPSAPPPLPSAAIPTIPTAPTPLVPLPTALTPTIPTPPPPPPLPSAATTPTTPPPPTPPLPTIPPPPTPTIPTPPPPPPLPSAATTPTIPPLPTPTIPTTSPPPPPPPPSPPPLPPSAPPPSRNND from the exons ATGATTAGGAGCAACGCTGTCGGTTCCCTTCTGATGTTTTTGTGCATTGCACAAGTTCACTCCTCTGCACAATTACAAGGCACTCTACGCAGGGAATCACTAAag GATGAACTTGGAGAATGTCCTAAAGGCATGTGGACAATTGCTTCCATTAACGAGGATCCAGGCATATGGCGTGGTAACACTCTGGTTGAATTTCATTTACCAGCTCCCAATAAG ATTGCTATAAGATATGAGGTAATTTTTGCTTGTGAAGGGATCGCTATCAACGGAACAGGACAGCATATATTAAGAGTTAAAAAG GATCAAAAGAAGGCAGCACAATTTCGCCTACACCTCCCTGTGCCCAAGGATACGGAAGAGCTTTATCACTATGGAGAAGATCTCAGCCACACTTGCACATTTGAGCTAAAAGATATTTCAAAGCACTCAGGCTCACATAAAACGCCTAGTGTTATCACCCAATGCAACCTGAGAGTGAGAACATATGAAAATAGGATTCTCCCAACCTGCAATTACGAGAAGA GCAAGCAACTAATAGAGGAAATTGAAGTATCTAAAGAGCAAGGACAAGTACAGATTTACTTCAAACACTCAGCAAAC gatgtaGTTACTGccgaccatgattgttatcGACACAATGTACTGGGCCACAACAAAACTATGACTATGAAAGCTGAAGTGTTTCCATTACCTCCACCTGGCACTCACAACACTGCCATGCTAGTGACGTTCTATCCCCTTTG tgattTGTACAACAACACTGTGAGGGAGTTCTTTTCTCACCAACGTATGGAAGATTGTCACTTGGAAATATTCTCCATGTGCCAAGAGGGAATGATTTCAATTAACGAAATGAAGATTGATTTTGATGATG ATGCTATGCTTTGCCATCCACCTAAGCCATCCTACATAAAAGCCCTAGAGAGCGTGGAGCTGAAATTCAGGATCGAAAGTCTGCCAATAGCTGGGCTTCTGTTTCTACTCATCGTTAATGGAGGACTGTACCTAGTGATTACACCATTTGCA ATTGTAAAGTGTGTGAGGTATGCACTCAATAAATTGAGAAGGTTGGAAAAGAAACGAGTAAAAAGCAAGGAGAGAAAACAACGAAAACCAGACACCAAGGCCCCAGACTCAACAGAGTACAATGAAATGGAGCTATCACTATTCGACAAACTTAGTGTCGACGATCTCAGACAGACTCCTGCCAAGGAAACCATCATCACTCAAGTGGAAGTACATTTTGATGCAGAGGTGGTAGACAAACAACCAAGACTGGAGCCAGTGAAAGATGGCCATGGTAACTCAAAACGTAGAAAGTCTGTTAAGAAACGAAAGCATTCAGAAGACCATGAACATGATCATAAGAAAAGAACAAGCAAGAAACATAAGGGATCTGAACAAAATGCCATTACACAAGATTCGCCATCCAACCACCAACCCTTATCAACTGCACCACCCCCGTCCATAACAACTGcacctccacctcctccacctcctccaccCCTACCAAGTGCTGCAACCGCAACCATTTCAACTgctccacccccacccccacccctaCCAACTGCTCCAACTGCTCTTACCCCGACCATACCAAGTGCACCCCCACCCCTACCAAGTGCTGCAATCCCAACCATACCAACTGCTCCAACCCCACTGGTACCCCTACCAACTGCTCTTACCCCAACCATACCAACTCCACCTCCACCTCCACCCCTACCAAGCGCTGCAACAACACCAACCACACCACCACCTCCAACCCCACCCCTACCGACCATACCACCACCTCCAACCCCAACCATACCAACTCCACCTCCACCTCCACCCCTACCAAGCGCTGCAACAACACCAACCATACCACCACTTCCAACTCCAACCATACCAACTACGTCTCCacctccacccccacccccaccaaGTCCACCGCCACTCCCACCAAGTGCACCTCCACCTTCTCGTAACAACGATTGA
- the LOC135341614 gene encoding uncharacterized protein LOC135341614 isoform X1, which produces MSFSSNVSTSFDLKPMIDINPDEAKTALNINTVEVEVSDIKRSMSSPPPPSSAREIETKHRDSHIHAATFSTSPHSQGGILKPPKRERSTFPGGHGQDVDTGRSPRQYQEYIPEGGMYVLYENDDDDSRTRGGSSRGSAVISPEDDSLLTDRRPSSHRRTQDTNNTYIGEIDGRFSFSQGEDYVRVEINTDGSSTSHELLECKRTVLKPYLIFLKMIGWRRLREAALDLARNKLSLAFNVTYPLFIFLVLLATIITQNFTCYYRTQTAYFALNETQLLVNCTDHLVVDEVIPGLLILTAFLYGVYIFRYGEPEHLAALIETVFLSHSQVNVSKKGIIRVLRYFLVSGVLWIILDISLNILRLLSLQLLDDNTFIQALLIPMNRPLNSTSLHSVPENIIRYVCVLFSLVGFVFFDLLYFAVVVTYVSESQLIQYYISSIMEKVRAKTYSLEDAIKDIRQTYKYLEVINSKLATLTTLMMFIFIGNFLSSIYNLAQYPVMDSNSRTPIFYLGVVVGIGNILQWSLLSAAPIIQAARLTARCRQLRRLGLEIASRPFVYAGTPQLDLDFFLQYTNATRYTAKLASVPIYPSFVVGFLFIGTIVGSFIISVNNHFVFANWF; this is translated from the exons ATGTCATTCAGCAGCAATGTGTCAACGAGTTTCGACTTGAAGCCGATGATAGACATAAACCCAGATGAGGCAAAGACTGCTTTGAATATAAACACAGTGGAAGTAGAAGTATCAGACATCAAGCGCTCCATGTCTAGCCCACCGCCGCCTTCAAG TGCCCGTGAGATAGAGACAAAGCACAGAGACAGCCATATCCATGCTGCCACCTTCTCCACCTCACCACACAGTCAGGGGGGGATCTTGAAGCCACCCAAGAGGGAGAGATCTACCTTTCCAG GTGGGCATGGTCAGGATGTGGATACGGGGCGATCCCCTCGACAATATCAGGAGTACATCCCGGAGGGAGGCATGTACGTGCTCTACGAGAACGATGATGACGACAGCAGGACCAGAGGTG GTTCGTCCCGAGGGTCGGCTGTGATCTCCCCCGAGGATGACTCGTTGCTGACTGACAGGCGACCCTCTTCCCACAGGAGGACACAGGACACCAATAACACCTACATAGGGGAGATTGATGGCCGCTTTAGTTTCAGTCAGGGTGAAGACTATGTCAGAGTGGAG ATCAATACTGATGGCTCCTCAACATCACATGAGCTGCTCGAGTGTAAGAGGACAGTCCTAAAACCATACCTCATCTTTCTGAAAATG ATTGGTTGGCGTAGGTTACGAGAGGCGGCCCTGGACCTGGCCAGGAATAAACTGAGTCTGGCCTTCAATGTGACCTACCCCCTCTTCATTTTCCTCGTGCTCCTGGCCACCATCATCACACAGAACTTCACCTGCTACTATAGAACACAG ACGGCCTATTTTGCTTTGAACGAGACTCAGCTGCTGGTCAACTGCACGGACCACCTAGTGGTAGATGAGGTAATCCCTGGACTCCTCATCCTCACTGCCTTCCTCTATGGTGTGTACATTTTTCGTTATGGGGAGCCCGAACACCTAGCTGCACTGATTGAGACTGTGTTCCTTAGTCACAGCCAGGTCAACGTAAGCAAGAAGGGCATCATTAGAGTGCTGAG GTACTTCCTTGTGTCTGGTGTGCTCTGGATCATACTGGACATCAGTTTGAACATCTTACGACTCCTTAGTCTGCAGCTGTTGGATGACAACACTTTCATACAGGCGCTGCTTATACCCATGAACAGACCTCTCAACAG CACATCGCTTCATAGTGTCCCAGAGAACATTATTCGCTACGTGTGCGTACTCTTCTCTCTAGTGGGGTTTGTGTTCTTTGACCTGCTCTATTTCGCCGTGGTGGTGACGTACGTGTCCGAGAGTCAGCTCATACAATACTACATTTCGAGCATCATGGAGAAAGTGAGGGCTAAGACCTACAGCTTGGAGGATGCTATCAAG GATATTCGACAGACGTACAAGTACCTCGAAGTGATCAACAGCAAGCTGGCTACACTAACCACTCTCATGATGTTCATCTTCATCGGCAACTTCTTATCAT CTATCTACAACCTGGCCCAGTACCCAGTGATGGACTCTAACTCTAGAACACCCATCTTCTACCTAGGTGTGGTGGTTGGCATTGGCAACATCCTCCAGTGGAGCCTGCTGTCTGCTGCCCCAATTATACAA GCTGCCAGACTCACCGCCCGTTGTAGACAGCTGCGACGGCTAGGGCTGGAGATCGCCAGTCGACCATTTGTGTATGCAGGGACCCCCCAGCTGGACCTGGACTTTTTTCTACAGTACACAAATGCCACAAGATACACT gcTAAATTGGCGAGTGTACCTATCTACCCTTCGTTTGTGGTCGGGTTCCTCTTCATAGGCACAATCGTCGGCTCTTTTATCATCTCAGTGAACAATCATTTCGTATTTGCAAACTGGTTCTAA
- the LOC135341602 gene encoding uncharacterized protein LOC135341602 — protein MPMDREIARSFLDWSTEEVAKWLSTLGLSLDYSEQFKDHRITGEILIKLNSAALDELRITEGGDRVKILQQITTMRADLIIDSPARRVRSPAKLRRFSETLTRTAYSPNHRLTRPKYSTGTLDQRTFSPTKRGHTPISPKYMEGFTHISPDSLSLESPISSGMNSPTKFRSRDVSPHEGVSVERRERELVNRLKATATLRSHNMRRLSRSLDSLFQEGEDIFSISAKAEFQENCNSRLVYILREENTALKRDLETYYQRVRKLQKLEQEIEHIREGQWMLEAGTNRREKLEGALRTKLEKQVRSLKAETVHLKAELHRNKKQDGKGDIKNGEVSSPSRSKEIRRRDTMIMRLIKQNKESVAAREQLEKDLHSTRIQLQEWDRGDGAGGESTSDSHTERINSETEKKMSQMYSQSIDKLKSVLSAMQSMSAKREKLEKHLRGQLLAEIQRLKGGSVGGGSNGIKKTPADLLVKVATLEADLIKWEQRCLELVAEKQMALEAAVIPRDSRMEQLERTVSEQTVTIQELCHQRSSYISQLTDTNKKLAELETKVSSLRQTVTEKDAVIQALQHSFLDPEDLSQDEYTFMGSPVLHHSPVAAKKLGFPLTGAQMDIDGTVSLPGDITSSYPIFPHSPPTRKRGLPNGAYAARGHMSENLSPVRRYSDKGVAVGPRSLSPVKRTAPPPMYMMKDPPAYGSGGNGSPSPHYNKLNYPLPVSNSAPNSPNNRTGLRRGRTSHPNMHFLQVPSSKSPPPSSPWKPPFENGKSNSGPAEMRRNHSKPPLSPNPAADRAVKSKTPPPNHKLVSFSSSTTYNLSQKQRHHSVDDVVKDRSTSLAIKKGTPNSMELFNSLLGDNAPPQSQSEYKQAMHTGGVRERGVLRQGHQHSKSSPSSERRNCYTIVN, from the exons ATGCCAATGGATAGGGAAATTGCAAGATCGTTTCTGGACTggtccacagaggaggtagcAAAGTGGCTGAGCACACTGGGTCTCTCACTCGACTATTCAGAGCAGTTTAAAG ATCACCGGATTACTGGAGAAATCCTCATCAAGCTAAACTCTGCTGCTTTAG ATGAGTTACGGATCACGGAGGGAGGTGATCGAGTTAAGATCCTCCAACAGATCACCACAATGCGAGCTGATCTCATCATCGACTCGCCTGCTCGACGAGTGAGATCACCTGCTAAGTTGAGACGATTCAGCGAGACTCTCACACGAACAGCCTACTCGCCCAACCACAGGCTAACCAGGCCCAAGTACAGCACTGGTACTTTGGACCAGCGTACCTTCTCCCCCACTAAGAGAGGCCACACTCCTATCAGCCCCAAATACATGGAGGGCTTCACTCACATCTCACCGGACTCCCTGAGCTTGGAGAGCCCGATCAGCTCTGGGATGAACTCTCCTACAAAGTTCCGAAGTCGAGATGTCAGTCCCCACgagggtgtgagtgtggagaggagagagagggagCTGGTCAACAGGCTCAAGGCAACTGCCACACTACGAAGTCACAACATGAGGAGGCTCTCCAGGAGTCTGGACAGCTtgtttcag GAAGGGGAGGACATATTCAGTATCTCGGCTAAAGCTGAGTTCCAGGAGAACTGCAACTCACGACTGGTATATATCCTGAGGGAAGAAAACACAGCTCTCAAGAGAGACTTGGAAACCTACTACCAGAGAGTCAGAAAGCTGCAGAAA TTGGAGCAGGAGATTGAGCACATACGCGAGGGCCAGTGGATGCTGGAGGCAGGCACCAACAGGAGGGAGAAGCTTGAAGGTGCTCTGAGGACAAAGCTCGAGAAACAAGTCCGTAGCCTCAAGGCGGAAACTGTTCACCTTAAAG CTGAGCTTCACAGGAACAAAAAGCAAGATGGGAAAGGAGATATCAAGAACGGG GAGGTGTCCAGCCCGAGCAGGTCTAAGGAGATACGCAGAAGAGACACCATGATCATGAGACTAATAAAGCAAA ATAAAGAGTCCGTGGCTGCTCGTGAACAGTTAGAGAAGGATCTCCATTCCACTAGAATACAACTCCAGGAATGGGACAGAGGTGATGGAGCTGGTGGGGAATCTACTTCCGATTCCCATACCGAGAGAATCAATTCTGAGACAGAA AAAAAGATGTCCCAGATGTACTCCCAAAGCATAGACAAGCTCAAGTCAGTGCTGTCGGCCATGCAGAGCATGAGTGCTAAGAGGGAGAAGCTTGAGAAACACTTGAGAGGGCAGCTGCTGGCTGAGATCCAGCGACTCAAGGGTGGCTCAGTGGGTGGCGGGAGTAATGGCATAAAGAAAACACCTGCAGACCTCCTTGTAAAGGTTGCCACTCTGGAAGCTGACCTAATCaag TGGGAGCAAAGGTGTCTGGAACTGGTGGCAGAGAAGCAGATGGCGTTGGAGGCTGCAGTCATTCCCAGGGACTCTCGTATGGAGCAGTTGGAGAGGACAGTTTCAGAACAAACAGTGACCATTCAAGAACTTTGTCACCAGAGATCCTCGTACATATCTCAACTCACCGACACAAACAAGAAACTGGCAGAACTCGAAACAAAAGTCTCCTCTTTGCGACAAACTGTAACCGAGAAAGATGCTGTTATTCAAGCTCTCCAACATTCGTTCCTTGACCCGGAAGACCTGAGTCAAGACGAGTATACATTCATGGGCTCACCCGTTCTACACCACTCTCCTGTAGCTGCCAAGAAACTAGGGTTCCCTCTAACCGGAGCTCAAATGGATATTGACGGCACCGTATCCCTTCCTGGCGACATCACCTCGAGTTACCCCATCTTCCCACATTCTCCACCCACGAGAAAGAGAGGTCTTCCCAACGGTGCATACGCCGCTAGAGGACACATGAGTGAGAATCTATCCCCGGTACGAAGATACTCCGACAAAGGGGTTGCAGTTGGTCCTCGATCCCTGTCCCCTGTAAAAAGAACAGCTCCACCTCCTATGTACATGATGAAGGACCCTCCAGCTTACGGCAGTGGTGGAAACGGGTCCCCCAGTCCTCATTACAACAAACTGAACTATCCCCTCCCAGTATCAAACTCAGCTCCCAACAGTCCAAACAATCGTACTGGATTGAGGAGGGGTCGAACCTCGCATCCCAACATGCACTTCCTGCAAGTACCCTCCTCCAAATCTCCTCCTCCGTCTAGCCCTTGGAAACCACCCTTTGAGAATGGAAAATCGAATTCAGGGCCAGCAGAAATGAGGAGAAACCATTCCAAGCCTCCCCTGTCACCCAACCCTGCTGCAGACAGAGCAGTCAAATCAAAAACTCCACCCCCAAACCACAAACTGGTTTCATTTTCTTCGTCCACTACTTATAATCTGTCCCAGAAGCAACGTCATCACTCAGTGGATGATGTGGTCAAAGATCGATCCACGTCCCTTGCCATCAAAAAAGGAACACCAAATTCTATGGAACTATTCAATTCTCTGCTTGGTGATAATGCACCTCCTCAATCTCAGAGCGAGTACAAGCAAGCTATGCATACGGGCGGAGTCAGGGAAAGGGGGGTTCTTCGTCAAGGTCATCAACATTCCAAATCTTCACCTAGCTCCGAGAGAAGGAACTGTTACACTATTGTAAACTAG
- the LOC135341641 gene encoding cytosolic Fe-S cluster assembly factor NUBP2 homolog isoform X2, with product MSEKEPQNILKGVQHVILILSGKGGVGKSTMTTQLALSLVQAGKTVGVLDVDLCGPSIPRMLNLENNDVHQCSEGWIPVYTDPSKKLGVMSIGFLLQNRDDAVIWRGPKKNAMIKQFLTDVVWGSLDYLLIDTPPGTSDEHITVVENVKNVNPDGAILVTTPQGVALSDVRKELSFCRKTGIPILGIVENMSGFVCPNCTECTNVFSTGGGESLAKLCSVPFLGRVPLDPRLTQCVEEGKSFAEVYHDTPAQKAMTDIVDKLLVQS from the exons ATGAGTGAAAAAGAGCCCCAGAACATCCTCAAAGGGGTTCAGCATGTGATACTGATCTTGTCTGGGAAGGGTGGAGTAGGCAAGAGCACCATGACCACTCAATTAGCTCTCTCACTGGTACAAGCAGGCAAAACT GTGGGAGTCCTGGATGTGGATCTGTGTGGCCCCAGTATTCCTCGTATGCTCAATCTGGAGAATAATGATGTACACCAATGCTCAGAGGG ATGGATTCCAGTGTATACTGACCCCTCCAAGAAGCTCGGGGTCATGTCTATTGGGTTCCTGCTACAGAATAGAGACGATGCAGTGATATGGAGAGGACCCAAAAAGAATG CCATGATCAAACAGTTTCTGACTGATGTGGTGTGGGGTTCGCTGGACTACCTGCTCATAGACACACCACCAGGTACTAGCGATGAGCACATTACAGTTGTGGAGAATGTCAAGAATGTGAATCCTGACGGAGCCATCCTTGTCACCACTCCCCAG GGAGTTGCTTTGTCTGATGTGCGTAAAGAATTGAGTTTCTGTCGTAAAACAGGAATACCCATACTGGGAATTGTGGAGAACATGAGTGGCTTTGTATGCCCCAACTGTACA GAGTGTACTAATGTGTTCTCCACTGGAGGAGGGGAGAGCTTGGCAAAACTCTGCAGTGTACCGTTCTTAG GGAGAGTGCCACTGGACCCAAGACTGACTCAGTGTGTGGAGGAAGGCAAGAGTTTTGCAGAGGTATATCACGACACACCAGCACAGAAAGCAATGACAGATATTGTAGATAAACTGTTAGTACAATCATAG
- the LOC135341641 gene encoding cytosolic Fe-S cluster assembly factor NUBP2 homolog isoform X1 — translation MSEKEPQNILKGVQHVILILSGKGGVGKSTMTTQLALSLVQAGKTVGVLDVDLCGPSIPRMLNLENNDVHQCSEGWIPVYTDPSKKLGVMSIGFLLQNRDDAVIWRGPKKNAMIKQFLTDVVWGSLDYLLIDTPPGTSDEHITVVENVKNVNPDGAILVTTPQGVALSDVRKELSFCRKTGIPILGIVENMSGFVCPNCTVSQYPDLYIVMPCTGLYMQECTNVFSTGGGESLAKLCSVPFLGRVPLDPRLTQCVEEGKSFAEVYHDTPAQKAMTDIVDKLLVQS, via the exons ATGAGTGAAAAAGAGCCCCAGAACATCCTCAAAGGGGTTCAGCATGTGATACTGATCTTGTCTGGGAAGGGTGGAGTAGGCAAGAGCACCATGACCACTCAATTAGCTCTCTCACTGGTACAAGCAGGCAAAACT GTGGGAGTCCTGGATGTGGATCTGTGTGGCCCCAGTATTCCTCGTATGCTCAATCTGGAGAATAATGATGTACACCAATGCTCAGAGGG ATGGATTCCAGTGTATACTGACCCCTCCAAGAAGCTCGGGGTCATGTCTATTGGGTTCCTGCTACAGAATAGAGACGATGCAGTGATATGGAGAGGACCCAAAAAGAATG CCATGATCAAACAGTTTCTGACTGATGTGGTGTGGGGTTCGCTGGACTACCTGCTCATAGACACACCACCAGGTACTAGCGATGAGCACATTACAGTTGTGGAGAATGTCAAGAATGTGAATCCTGACGGAGCCATCCTTGTCACCACTCCCCAG GGAGTTGCTTTGTCTGATGTGCGTAAAGAATTGAGTTTCTGTCGTAAAACAGGAATACCCATACTGGGAATTGTGGAGAACATGAGTGGCTTTGTATGCCCCAACTGTACAGTAAGTCAATACCCCGACCTCTACATTGTCATGCCGTGCACTGGCTTATACATGCAGGAGTGTACTAATGTGTTCTCCACTGGAGGAGGGGAGAGCTTGGCAAAACTCTGCAGTGTACCGTTCTTAG GGAGAGTGCCACTGGACCCAAGACTGACTCAGTGTGTGGAGGAAGGCAAGAGTTTTGCAGAGGTATATCACGACACACCAGCACAGAAAGCAATGACAGATATTGTAGATAAACTGTTAGTACAATCATAG